A window of the Candidatus Ozemobacteraceae bacterium genome harbors these coding sequences:
- a CDS encoding (2Fe-2S)-binding protein — MQMHRIKVKINGKLYERDVPGHRSLLHFIRDDIGLTGTKEGCGAGECGACTVLLNGKTVNSCLALAAECDGAEIETVEGEAKNGKLSKLQDAFHRNHAVQCGFCTPGMLMSVKSLLKVHPKPTEEQIKEAIEGNFCRCTGYRQIIEAVQDATGQLKKKEELKRVS; from the coding sequence ATGCAGATGCACAGAATCAAGGTGAAGATCAACGGAAAACTGTACGAGCGCGACGTGCCGGGCCATCGCAGCCTGCTGCACTTCATTCGCGATGACATCGGCCTCACGGGCACGAAGGAAGGCTGCGGCGCCGGCGAGTGCGGCGCATGCACCGTTCTCTTGAACGGAAAGACCGTGAACTCCTGCCTCGCGCTCGCCGCGGAGTGCGACGGAGCCGAGATCGAGACGGTCGAGGGAGAGGCGAAAAACGGCAAGCTGAGCAAGCTCCAGGACGCCTTCCACCGGAACCACGCCGTCCAGTGCGGCTTCTGCACGCCCGGCATGCTGATGTCGGTGAAGTCCCTGCTGAAGGTCCATCCGAAGCCGACCGAAGAGCAGATCAAGGAGGCCATCGAAGGCAACTTCTGCCGCTGCACCGGCTACCGCCAGATCATCGAGGCCGTCCAGGACGCCACCGGCCAGCTGAAGAAGAAGGAGGAACTGAAGCGTGTTTCATGA
- a CDS encoding DUF2877 domain-containing protein — protein sequence MAPTCARRADFVAESAFPLAGRVGAVFRRAADVPCDGFLLTLMTEEAYLHPLAIRIEDSLFAMLEPGMPVVADASGLRIGRSESAWGESLPAPALVERRLSPAREAEIAAAIRKALRLCGRRSHVGEAFLEGEDTEFLAPVSHLREALARGAADLAGVEGWFGGGAGLTPAWDDFCCGALLADRFFGGELIAPASNLIERLAGKTTIQSIWQLRFAERGRSSLLVERFLASLAGRTCRSADVLRVAGIGHTSGTDLLAGVCLRLEAGVPKSYSPGESARE from the coding sequence GTGGCGCCGACGTGCGCGAGACGGGCCGACTTCGTTGCGGAGTCGGCCTTTCCTCTTGCGGGCCGCGTGGGTGCGGTCTTTCGTCGCGCGGCAGATGTCCCGTGCGACGGGTTCCTTCTCACGCTGATGACCGAGGAGGCGTATCTGCACCCCTTGGCGATCAGAATCGAAGACTCCCTCTTCGCGATGCTCGAGCCCGGCATGCCGGTCGTCGCGGACGCATCGGGACTCCGCATCGGCAGGTCGGAGTCTGCCTGGGGCGAATCCCTGCCGGCACCCGCGCTCGTCGAACGACGGCTTTCGCCTGCGCGTGAGGCCGAAATCGCCGCCGCGATACGGAAGGCGCTCAGGCTCTGCGGCAGACGTTCACACGTTGGAGAAGCGTTTCTCGAAGGAGAGGATACCGAGTTCCTGGCGCCCGTTTCGCATCTCAGGGAGGCCCTCGCACGGGGTGCTGCGGATCTCGCCGGCGTCGAAGGCTGGTTCGGCGGCGGAGCCGGGCTCACTCCCGCCTGGGACGACTTCTGTTGCGGAGCCCTCCTGGCCGACAGATTCTTTGGCGGCGAGCTGATCGCGCCGGCATCGAACCTGATCGAGCGCCTTGCTGGGAAGACGACAATCCAGAGCATCTGGCAACTGCGTTTCGCCGAGCGAGGCCGATCTTCTCTCCTCGTCGAGCGGTTTCTCGCCTCGCTGGCGGGCAGAACATGCCGCTCCGCCGACGTGTTGCGCGTCGCCGGCATCGGGCACACATCCGGAACCGACCTTCTCGCTGGCGTCTGCCTCAGGCTCGAGGCCGGCGTGCCGAAATCGTATTCCCCGGGGGAATCTGCGCGGGAATGA
- a CDS encoding xanthine dehydrogenase family protein molybdopterin-binding subunit, with protein MFHDVPHKDLKTVGRDFGRIDTVEKLTGAALYTGDLVMPGMLYGKVVRSPHARARIKRINTAKAAKLTGVHAVLTGKDLDYRVGLYIVDKYILAKDVVRHFGEAVAAVAAETPELAEEAARLIEIEYEPLEAVLDPKKALDKKAPLVHPDLKDYSFVEAAFTPVPGTNIANHTKLRKGDVEQGFKDADYVIEREYTNPNVQHVPMETHVCVCRWEVKDRVTIYTSAQSPFTVRNLFAYSFKIPHNNIRVIIPYVGGGFGGKAGIHLEPLASCLSRAAGGRFVKITATREEEFSLLPCRSGLTYNIKTGVRKDGKIVAQKMTMYWDAGAYADYAVNVTRASGYSAGGPYEYPNAWVDAYTMYTNKPWGTAYRGFGHVEFSWGLERHMDLCARTIGMDPLSFRLANALKPGSVTITGEKITDHTGNVSKCLETVAKAIHYGKITPAEKARMQKEGLKIGKAVVGLHKAPAMPSFTGTCAILKMNEDGTVNVSLSLTEIGAGTYTSLVQIVAEALKFPVSMVRLPMEKDTDHDPYDWQTVASKGLVLSGNACILAAKDLLAKAYECAAQVLRANVCDLDHDHEKVFLKHHPDQFVTFKSMSVGYAYPNGNGVGGPLVGVGRYIAQGLTFLDKATGQGKPALDWTYGAHGMIVAVDEKTGRYDVLKIASAFDCGRAINPVCVRGQIIGGVMQGLGTAMCEGYIYDAAGRLLNPSFTDNKIPTSLDLPEEMECFSIETTQVDGPYGARGVGEHPMIAIGGALGNSIQNACGADLSHMPIRVEDVWRALHGKKKVATVPSVQKKKK; from the coding sequence GTGTTTCATGACGTGCCGCACAAGGACCTCAAAACCGTCGGCCGCGATTTCGGCCGCATCGATACTGTCGAGAAGCTGACCGGCGCCGCGCTCTACACGGGCGATCTCGTGATGCCCGGCATGCTGTATGGAAAAGTCGTGCGCAGCCCCCACGCGCGCGCCCGCATCAAGCGCATCAACACGGCGAAAGCCGCGAAACTGACCGGCGTTCACGCCGTCCTGACCGGGAAGGATCTCGATTACCGCGTCGGCCTGTATATCGTCGACAAATACATCCTCGCCAAGGATGTCGTGCGACACTTCGGCGAGGCCGTCGCCGCCGTCGCCGCCGAGACGCCCGAGCTGGCAGAGGAAGCGGCCCGGCTGATCGAGATCGAATACGAGCCTCTCGAGGCCGTGCTTGACCCGAAGAAGGCCCTCGACAAAAAGGCGCCGCTCGTCCACCCCGATCTCAAGGACTACTCGTTCGTCGAAGCCGCCTTCACGCCGGTTCCCGGAACGAACATCGCGAACCACACGAAGCTGCGCAAGGGCGACGTCGAACAGGGGTTCAAGGATGCCGATTACGTCATCGAACGCGAATACACGAACCCGAACGTCCAGCACGTGCCGATGGAGACCCACGTCTGCGTCTGCCGCTGGGAAGTGAAGGACCGCGTCACGATCTACACCTCGGCCCAATCGCCCTTCACCGTCCGGAACCTGTTCGCCTACTCGTTCAAGATCCCGCACAATAATATACGGGTCATTATTCCCTACGTCGGCGGCGGCTTCGGCGGAAAGGCCGGCATCCATCTCGAGCCTCTCGCGAGCTGCCTTTCCCGGGCGGCGGGCGGCCGGTTCGTGAAGATCACGGCGACGCGCGAGGAGGAGTTCAGCCTGCTTCCGTGCCGCTCCGGCCTCACCTACAACATCAAGACCGGCGTGAGGAAGGACGGAAAAATCGTCGCCCAGAAGATGACGATGTACTGGGACGCCGGCGCCTACGCCGACTACGCCGTGAACGTTACGCGCGCCTCGGGGTACTCGGCCGGCGGGCCGTACGAGTATCCCAACGCCTGGGTCGACGCCTATACGATGTACACGAACAAACCCTGGGGAACCGCGTATCGCGGCTTCGGCCACGTCGAGTTCTCATGGGGACTCGAACGCCACATGGACCTGTGCGCCCGCACGATCGGCATGGACCCGCTCTCGTTCCGGCTGGCCAACGCCCTGAAGCCGGGCTCCGTGACCATCACCGGCGAGAAGATCACCGACCATACCGGCAACGTCTCGAAGTGCCTCGAGACTGTAGCGAAAGCTATACATTACGGGAAGATCACGCCCGCCGAGAAGGCACGCATGCAGAAGGAGGGGCTGAAGATCGGCAAGGCCGTCGTCGGGCTCCACAAGGCCCCCGCGATGCCGTCGTTCACCGGCACCTGCGCGATCCTCAAGATGAACGAGGACGGCACCGTGAATGTCAGCCTGTCGCTGACCGAGATCGGCGCTGGCACCTACACCTCGCTCGTGCAGATCGTCGCCGAGGCGCTCAAATTCCCGGTCTCGATGGTTCGCCTGCCGATGGAAAAGGATACCGACCACGACCCGTACGACTGGCAGACCGTCGCCTCAAAGGGCCTCGTCCTGTCCGGGAACGCCTGCATCCTCGCCGCGAAGGATCTCCTGGCGAAGGCCTACGAGTGCGCCGCCCAGGTGCTTCGGGCCAACGTCTGCGATCTCGATCACGACCATGAAAAGGTCTTCCTGAAACATCATCCCGACCAGTTCGTCACGTTCAAGTCGATGTCTGTCGGTTATGCGTATCCGAACGGTAACGGCGTCGGCGGTCCGCTCGTCGGGGTCGGCCGATATATCGCCCAGGGCCTGACGTTTCTCGACAAGGCGACGGGCCAGGGGAAGCCCGCCCTCGACTGGACCTACGGCGCGCACGGGATGATCGTCGCCGTCGACGAGAAGACCGGCAGATACGACGTGCTGAAGATTGCCTCGGCGTTCGATTGCGGCCGGGCCATCAACCCCGTCTGCGTGCGCGGCCAGATCATTGGCGGCGTGATGCAAGGCCTCGGCACTGCGATGTGCGAAGGCTACATCTACGATGCGGCCGGCCGGCTTCTCAACCCGTCGTTTACCGACAACAAGATCCCGACCTCGCTCGACCTGCCCGAAGAGATGGAGTGCTTCTCGATCGAGACGACTCAGGTCGACGGCCCCTACGGCGCGCGCGGCGTCGGCGAGCACCCGATGATCGCGATCGGCGGCGCTCTCGGCAACTCGATCCAGAACGCGTGCGGCGCCGACCTGAGCCACATGCCCATCCGGGTCGAGGACGTCTGGCGCGCCCTTCACGGGAAAAAGAAGGTCGCCACCGTTCCGTCCGTCCAGAAAAAGAAAAAGTGA
- a CDS encoding superoxide dismutase [Ni], with amino-acid sequence MKRVLVCLLAIFSFALASGAPVSAHCQIPCGIYDDELRMNLIEEHIGTIEKSMNLVIELGKAKETDYNQIVRWVNNKDQHADELSEIVTYYFMTQRVKPEDKQYDKRIAILHQMLIAAMKCKQTTDLKNVENLRTLAKEFRALYFSK; translated from the coding sequence ATGAAGAGGGTTCTCGTGTGTCTGTTGGCGATCTTCTCGTTCGCGCTGGCCTCGGGCGCGCCGGTTTCGGCCCACTGCCAGATCCCGTGCGGCATCTATGATGACGAGCTTCGGATGAATCTGATCGAAGAGCATATCGGCACGATCGAAAAGTCGATGAATCTCGTCATCGAGCTGGGAAAGGCGAAGGAAACCGACTACAACCAGATCGTCCGCTGGGTGAACAACAAGGACCAGCATGCCGACGAGCTGAGCGAGATCGTCACCTACTACTTCATGACCCAACGGGTGAAACCCGAGGACAAGCAGTATGACAAGCGCATAGCGATTCTTCACCAGATGCTGATCGCCGCGATGAAATGCAAACAGACCACCGACCTGAAGAACGTCGAAAACCTCAGGACACTCGCAAAGGAGTTCCGTGCGCTGTACTTCTCGAAGTAG